In Aminobacterium sp. MB27-C1, a single genomic region encodes these proteins:
- a CDS encoding TldD/PmbA family protein yields the protein MVVPWYDEIVHCSEFLIDEATKKGASGADVLYYSGCNSSLSLRDGKPEQNNSGCITGIGLRVLDGEGRQGVAHVNAINKVALQQLVDWSLHNCSLVEPDPWVVLYEDAPSYSEELELKDDAVQSITPEQRMEWCNEMTRYVREKDSRVVSVRSASWADGQGDTFYMSSAGIYGWYEGTALAAGVSLVMSDGEHMEMGGFGEEFRFLEDCSLQKIAEKAVKQTAYTLGGTPLPTKKYTLIFSPEVSSSLLSVIGDLFCASNVHKNRSLYKGKLGKKVASPLLSLIDDGLMPRKLGTSPFDGEGVPCQKTVVMKEGIVEAFLYNLKYARKDGVRSTGNGARSFSSLPDVDISNLYMEPGTLSPEEIFHSVQNGLYVTELLGLHTVNPVSGDFSLGIKGVRLFEGLLDRPIAGMTIAGNLLDLLNRIVLVGGDLSFFGDIGGCTMVIDNVTAAGL from the coding sequence ATGGTTGTCCCTTGGTATGATGAGATAGTTCACTGTTCAGAATTTCTAATAGACGAAGCAACAAAAAAAGGAGCGTCTGGGGCCGATGTCCTCTATTATTCAGGATGTAATTCTTCCTTATCTCTTCGAGATGGGAAACCGGAGCAGAATAATTCAGGCTGTATTACAGGTATTGGACTGCGCGTTCTTGATGGGGAAGGTCGTCAGGGTGTAGCACATGTTAATGCCATAAATAAAGTGGCGTTACAGCAACTTGTCGATTGGAGCTTGCACAATTGTTCTCTGGTTGAACCCGATCCGTGGGTTGTTCTTTATGAAGACGCCCCCTCCTATTCGGAAGAATTAGAGCTCAAAGATGATGCTGTTCAGTCAATCACACCAGAACAGCGTATGGAGTGGTGTAATGAAATGACTCGTTATGTAAGAGAAAAGGACTCTCGGGTTGTTTCTGTACGAAGTGCTTCATGGGCCGATGGGCAAGGGGATACTTTTTATATGTCCTCTGCAGGTATATATGGATGGTATGAAGGAACGGCTCTTGCTGCTGGTGTTAGCCTTGTTATGAGCGACGGCGAACATATGGAGATGGGGGGTTTTGGGGAAGAGTTTCGTTTTCTTGAAGATTGTTCTCTTCAAAAGATAGCGGAAAAGGCTGTGAAACAGACAGCCTATACATTGGGGGGAACGCCTCTCCCTACTAAAAAATATACTTTGATTTTTTCTCCAGAGGTTTCATCATCACTGCTTTCTGTCATTGGGGATCTTTTTTGTGCTTCAAACGTCCATAAAAATCGTTCCCTTTACAAAGGGAAACTCGGGAAAAAAGTTGCCAGCCCTCTTCTTTCTCTCATAGATGATGGTCTTATGCCACGGAAACTTGGAACCTCTCCTTTCGATGGAGAGGGCGTTCCTTGTCAGAAAACGGTTGTGATGAAAGAAGGTATAGTGGAAGCTTTTCTCTATAACCTTAAATATGCTCGAAAAGATGGGGTACGTTCTACAGGAAATGGGGCAAGAAGTTTCTCCTCTCTTCCTGATGTGGATATTTCCAATCTTTATATGGAACCGGGGACGCTCTCACCTGAGGAAATTTTCCATTCTGTTCAGAATGGACTTTATGTAACAGAGCTTCTTGGACTTCATACAGTTAATCCTGTAAGTGGGGATTTTTCCCTTGGAATAAAAGGAGTACGTCTCTTTGAAGGCCTCCTTGATCGTCCTATTGCAGGAATGACAATAGCTGGGAATTTACTTGATTTGTTGAATCGTATCGTTTTAGTAGGGGGCGATCTTTCCTTTTTTGGCGATATTGGGGGATGTACGATGGTGATCGATAATGTTACAGCGGCAGGTTTGTAA
- the ltaE gene encoding low-specificity L-threonine aldolase: MHFPIDLKSDTVTKPSEAMRRAMYESEVGDDVYGEDPTVIKLEEKAAQLTGKEAALFAVSGTMGNLVSLLTHGNRGDGVILGTYSHINNYEGGGLSVLGGLFPMLVDDSVGIPSPEAVQEKCLPLNVHFAPAKLLCLENTHNKCGGIALSPDVFAQTACKARELGLSIHLDGARLFNAATAWETNVSAYTTLVDSVQLCLSKGLGAPVGSIICGSRNFIERARHWRKRVGGGMRQAGVIAAAGLYALEHNIEHLKEDHDNASLVAQILEAAGIAVENNGKRTNMIFFSLPEGDLTADMLIDRCSKRGVFFTAMGERRIRLVTHLDVSREQAVAAADIIVEEVRQ; encoded by the coding sequence ATGCACTTTCCCATCGATCTAAAAAGTGACACAGTGACAAAACCTAGTGAAGCCATGCGTCGAGCAATGTATGAATCTGAAGTAGGAGATGACGTCTATGGAGAAGATCCCACAGTCATAAAACTAGAAGAAAAGGCTGCCCAACTAACAGGAAAAGAGGCGGCTTTATTTGCAGTCTCTGGAACTATGGGGAACCTTGTTTCTCTTCTGACTCACGGCAATCGAGGAGATGGTGTCATTCTTGGGACCTATTCTCATATCAATAATTACGAAGGTGGCGGTCTATCCGTTCTCGGCGGATTATTTCCTATGCTTGTAGATGACTCTGTGGGGATTCCGAGCCCGGAGGCTGTTCAAGAGAAATGTCTTCCTCTCAACGTTCATTTTGCTCCTGCCAAGCTTCTTTGTCTTGAAAACACTCACAATAAATGTGGTGGAATAGCTCTTTCTCCTGACGTCTTTGCCCAAACAGCTTGCAAGGCTCGAGAACTCGGGCTATCCATTCATTTAGATGGCGCACGGCTTTTCAATGCTGCTACAGCGTGGGAAACAAATGTTTCTGCTTATACAACTCTCGTTGATTCTGTGCAGCTTTGCTTATCAAAGGGGCTTGGGGCTCCTGTTGGGAGTATTATTTGCGGCTCTCGCAATTTTATAGAAAGAGCGCGCCATTGGAGGAAACGTGTAGGTGGAGGAATGCGGCAGGCTGGAGTTATTGCAGCAGCTGGCCTCTACGCTTTAGAACATAATATTGAACATTTGAAAGAAGACCATGATAATGCCAGTCTTGTTGCTCAGATACTTGAAGCAGCAGGCATAGCTGTAGAGAATAATGGTAAGCGGACAAACATGATCTTCTTCTCTTTACCTGAAGGTGATCTTACCGCAGATATGTTGATAGATCGTTGCTCAAAGAGAGGCGTATTTTTTACGGCAATGGGAGAGCGGCGTATACGTCTTGTAACTCATCTTGATGTTTCTAGGGAACAAGCCGTGGCGGCCGCAGATATTATAGTCGAAGAGGTTAGACAATAG
- a CDS encoding PHP domain-containing protein, protein MIFIDLHLHSTSSDGTLAPRDLVVRGKRRGLSVMSLTDHDTTEGVNEFLTACNKLGVRGVSGVELSAEFNGVMHILGYRINVESPLFQKHMKDLREGRDERNIKICEKLQKLGMSVSIEEVRAEANGDVVARPHIARVLIKKGYVQNMWQAFDRYLGHDASAYVPRYRLSPEVCIDVIQKADGVAVLAHPAQTTDDYGVLVDILKQLKSLGLWGIECLSPSHSSQQIFQYLRIAKEMDLFTTAGSDFHGTNRPSVSMGIRVKTDFLPWARLGISL, encoded by the coding sequence ATGATTTTCATTGATTTACATCTTCATAGTACCAGTTCCGATGGAACTCTTGCTCCTCGGGATCTTGTGGTCAGAGGAAAAAGGCGAGGATTGTCTGTCATGAGTTTAACAGATCATGACACCACGGAAGGTGTAAATGAATTTTTAACAGCTTGCAATAAATTGGGAGTGCGTGGAGTTTCGGGAGTAGAGCTTTCAGCAGAGTTTAATGGCGTTATGCATATTCTTGGATATAGGATTAACGTTGAATCTCCTCTCTTCCAAAAACATATGAAAGATTTGCGAGAAGGACGAGACGAAAGAAACATAAAAATATGTGAAAAGCTTCAGAAACTGGGGATGTCTGTTTCTATCGAAGAAGTAAGAGCAGAAGCCAACGGAGATGTAGTAGCGCGTCCGCATATTGCAAGAGTCCTCATTAAAAAAGGATATGTTCAGAATATGTGGCAGGCCTTTGACAGATATCTTGGCCACGATGCTTCTGCATACGTTCCTCGCTATCGTCTTTCCCCTGAAGTTTGTATTGATGTTATACAAAAAGCGGATGGAGTGGCTGTTTTAGCTCATCCTGCCCAAACGACAGATGATTATGGTGTTCTTGTCGATATTTTGAAACAATTAAAATCTTTAGGTTTATGGGGAATAGAGTGTCTTTCCCCCAGCCATTCTTCACAACAAATATTTCAGTATCTTCGTATTGCAAAAGAGATGGATCTCTTTACTACGGCAGGTTCAGATTTTCACGGAACGAATAGACCCAGTGTGTCAATGGGGATTCGTGTAAAGACTGATTTCTTACCTTGGGCGCGTTTAGGTATATCCCTGTAG
- a CDS encoding chemotaxis protein CheW, with protein sequence MDVSQTQNIENVAQEDRGEEQIILVFSLGKEEFALNVNEVKEIVRVPPVITRVPNAPDYIRGVINLRGTIVPVFDMELKLGMEEKALTEDSRIVVVSWNDIQFGILVDSVREVCTVFDSQIEQNIQLDTSMEKKYLLGVIKQEGGRLVVLLDLVTLFDLDVILADELDSEIAG encoded by the coding sequence ATGGATGTATCTCAGACGCAGAATATTGAAAATGTAGCTCAGGAAGATAGAGGAGAAGAGCAAATCATTCTTGTCTTTTCTCTTGGCAAGGAAGAATTTGCTCTGAACGTAAATGAAGTGAAGGAAATTGTTCGAGTCCCGCCAGTAATTACACGCGTTCCTAACGCTCCAGATTACATTCGTGGAGTAATAAATCTTCGTGGCACGATCGTCCCAGTATTTGATATGGAATTGAAGTTGGGGATGGAAGAAAAAGCTTTGACTGAAGATTCTCGAATCGTTGTAGTTTCATGGAATGATATTCAATTTGGTATTTTAGTCGATTCAGTTCGCGAAGTATGTACTGTCTTTGACTCTCAGATAGAACAGAATATTCAACTGGATACCTCTATGGAAAAGAAATATCTTTTGGGAGTTATAAAACAAGAAGGCGGACGGCTTGTCGTGCTTCTTGATCTCGTTACGCTTTTTGATCTTGATGTTATTCTTGCTGATGAGCTAGACTCGGAAATCGCAGGCTAG
- a CDS encoding YfcE family phosphodiesterase — translation MSRRLGVIADTHGHADAWEKALNIWGDVEAILHAGDVLKSGVDTGLADMMNASSVPVLIAKGNGDFSRDQEWLKWPILSPYVTIWWAGKLILLNHGSHFSQLRHLALNAKADLVISGHTHVGSLVREGKTWFLNPGGASLPRGRDPASIALIEEHDIRIITLDGVLLHHEQW, via the coding sequence ATGTCTCGTCGTCTTGGTGTTATTGCCGATACACATGGTCACGCAGATGCATGGGAGAAGGCTTTGAATATATGGGGTGATGTGGAGGCCATTCTTCACGCAGGAGATGTTTTAAAAAGTGGAGTTGATACTGGACTAGCCGATATGATGAATGCTTCTTCTGTTCCCGTTCTTATTGCAAAAGGCAACGGTGATTTTTCTCGGGATCAGGAGTGGCTGAAGTGGCCTATACTTTCTCCTTACGTGACAATATGGTGGGCCGGCAAACTTATACTCTTAAATCACGGCTCTCATTTCTCTCAACTACGACATTTAGCATTAAATGCAAAAGCAGATCTTGTCATATCTGGTCATACTCATGTAGGTTCACTTGTCAGAGAAGGGAAAACGTGGTTTTTAAATCCGGGAGGGGCTTCTTTACCCCGCGGGCGAGATCCGGCAAGCATAGCTCTAATCGAAGAGCATGATATACGGATCATTACGTTAGATGGCGTTCTTTTGCATCATGAACAGTGGTAG
- a CDS encoding homoserine dehydrogenase, with amino-acid sequence MNLSILLLGFGNVGREFCSLLIRKKEEIFSQFKSSVQINGIATRRRGNIYSPRGLDINEVFKAEEETGRIDGKILYAKENRDSVSLEELLCNGEYDVLIDTTSSSLETGEPARSFIERAFLRGKSVVTCNKSPVALWYHPLSKLAQVNKAHFLFEGTVMCGTPLFSLVRHGLPATQVLSFEGVLNGTCNYILEQMRQGSTLDDALLDAQRRGYAEADPSIDIDGWDSAYKAMIVAQALMGSPMLTKDKIHVKGIREVTPEMLNRTRTKGGVVRLLSRIERKGQNVYIEVAPAALPANHPLVTLYGVTNGAVISTDTMGEICIEGAGAGRRSAAFALLRDVLSIVDSMRR; translated from the coding sequence ATGAATTTATCTATTCTTCTTCTTGGTTTTGGCAACGTTGGGCGTGAGTTTTGTTCTCTACTGATACGAAAAAAAGAAGAAATTTTTTCTCAATTTAAAAGTTCAGTGCAAATTAACGGAATAGCTACGCGAAGAAGAGGAAATATATATTCCCCGCGAGGACTTGATATTAATGAGGTTTTTAAGGCAGAAGAAGAGACAGGGCGTATCGATGGTAAGATACTGTACGCTAAGGAAAATCGTGATTCTGTTTCTCTTGAAGAGTTACTTTGTAACGGAGAATATGATGTTCTCATAGATACAACATCTTCAAGTTTGGAAACAGGAGAGCCGGCTCGTTCTTTTATCGAGAGAGCCTTCTTGCGAGGAAAATCAGTTGTTACATGTAACAAATCTCCAGTAGCTCTTTGGTATCACCCTTTATCAAAACTGGCTCAGGTTAATAAAGCTCATTTCCTTTTTGAGGGAACTGTTATGTGTGGAACCCCTCTCTTTTCTTTAGTCCGACATGGATTGCCTGCAACTCAAGTTCTGTCTTTTGAAGGAGTTTTGAATGGAACATGTAATTATATTCTTGAGCAAATGCGTCAGGGAAGCACTCTTGATGATGCACTGCTTGATGCGCAAAGGCGAGGATATGCAGAAGCTGATCCCAGTATAGATATTGATGGTTGGGACTCTGCTTATAAGGCAATGATTGTAGCTCAAGCACTTATGGGCTCTCCCATGCTTACAAAAGATAAAATACATGTAAAAGGAATTCGTGAAGTTACTCCTGAAATGCTTAACAGGACAAGAACTAAAGGTGGAGTGGTGCGTCTCCTTTCAAGAATAGAAAGGAAAGGCCAGAACGTTTACATAGAAGTAGCCCCAGCGGCCTTACCGGCCAATCATCCTCTCGTTACTCTTTATGGCGTAACAAATGGTGCAGTTATCTCGACTGATACAATGGGGGAGATATGTATAGAAGGTGCTGGTGCTGGCCGTCGATCAGCAGCTTTTGCCCTTTTACGTGACGTTCTTTCCATTGTCGATTCTATGAGGAGGTGA
- a CDS encoding nitroreductase family protein, giving the protein MDFTDLVKKRYSVRKYDSRPVPISLIENCMEAARLAPSACNSQPWSFIIANTPEKVSALAKAAFSGIYSMNSFAAKAPVLIVVVAQHSRYSAALGGFFRGVQFSLMDVAIACEHICLQATELGLGTCMLGWLDEKNLKKELLLPSSAKIDIVISMGYPENNDVVRSKTRKTLDDIRRFL; this is encoded by the coding sequence TTGGATTTTACAGATCTTGTAAAGAAAAGATATAGTGTAAGAAAATATGATTCTCGTCCTGTCCCCATATCTCTCATCGAAAACTGCATGGAAGCTGCAAGGTTAGCTCCTTCTGCCTGCAACTCCCAGCCATGGTCTTTTATTATCGCTAATACCCCTGAAAAAGTAAGCGCTTTGGCAAAAGCAGCCTTCAGCGGCATATATTCAATGAACTCTTTCGCTGCAAAAGCCCCCGTCCTTATAGTGGTCGTTGCTCAACATTCTCGATACAGTGCAGCTTTAGGCGGCTTTTTCCGTGGGGTACAATTCAGTCTCATGGATGTAGCTATTGCCTGCGAACATATTTGCTTGCAGGCGACAGAACTAGGATTGGGGACATGCATGCTGGGATGGCTTGATGAGAAAAATTTAAAAAAAGAATTGCTTCTTCCCTCATCTGCAAAAATAGATATTGTAATAAGTATGGGCTATCCTGAAAATAATGATGTCGTTCGATCTAAAACAAGAAAAACATTAGATGATATAAGACGATTTCTTTAG
- a CDS encoding rhodanese-like domain-containing protein gives MKTIVEAVADYFQDLKKGCNNLISCEQLKEVMKKEEVYILDIRKPEDYEEEHLEGAVNIFWSEVGDHLNEIPKDKKVIVCCYSGQSAGQVVSLMRLLGYNACSLKGGMKCDLTYLPLEARCCDIKTESCEA, from the coding sequence TTGAAAACAATCGTAGAAGCGGTCGCAGATTATTTCCAGGATCTCAAAAAAGGGTGTAACAATCTCATTAGTTGTGAGCAATTGAAAGAAGTAATGAAAAAAGAAGAAGTTTACATTCTCGACATTAGAAAACCTGAAGACTATGAAGAAGAACATCTCGAAGGTGCTGTTAATATTTTTTGGAGCGAAGTGGGAGATCATTTAAATGAGATTCCTAAAGATAAGAAAGTAATTGTCTGTTGTTATTCGGGGCAGTCTGCTGGGCAAGTTGTTTCTCTAATGAGATTGTTAGGATATAATGCATGTTCCCTTAAGGGTGGAATGAAATGTGATCTTACATATTTGCCTTTAGAAGCTCGTTGTTGTGATATAAAAACAGAAAGTTGCGAAGCCTGA
- the phoU gene encoding phosphate signaling complex protein PhoU: MLFGKKKEPEQELTSEMILYSSDKKRILSMVHKMGEECIKAVASAVEALVERNNDLAQKVIDNDDVIDKLEVEIDQECLGSIAMRQPVRENLRFVFAVAKIVTDLERIGDEAVNIAERVLFLNKYPLLKPLIDIPKMKNISTEMLRNALNAFETNNPALAEEVYLKDQELDILYFNIFEELIQIIALKPKGDKVTAQCAAALMWIGRHLERVGDHASNVAEKSYFIITGKRLKQIMEEKQQEM; encoded by the coding sequence ATGCTTTTTGGGAAGAAGAAAGAGCCAGAGCAGGAACTGACATCGGAAATGATTCTCTACTCAAGTGATAAAAAAAGAATTCTTTCTATGGTTCATAAAATGGGAGAGGAATGTATAAAAGCCGTTGCCTCTGCCGTAGAGGCTTTAGTTGAAAGAAACAATGACCTTGCGCAAAAGGTAATAGACAATGATGATGTTATAGATAAATTGGAAGTGGAAATAGATCAAGAGTGCTTAGGGTCTATAGCGATGAGACAGCCAGTTCGAGAAAATCTCCGATTTGTTTTTGCTGTAGCAAAAATAGTTACAGATCTTGAAAGAATAGGCGATGAAGCCGTTAACATAGCTGAACGAGTACTTTTTCTTAACAAATATCCTCTTTTAAAGCCGTTGATAGATATTCCTAAAATGAAGAATATTTCGACAGAGATGCTTCGAAATGCACTAAATGCTTTTGAGACTAATAATCCTGCATTAGCCGAGGAAGTTTACTTAAAAGATCAGGAACTTGATATTCTCTATTTCAATATTTTTGAAGAACTTATTCAAATCATAGCCCTTAAACCGAAAGGGGATAAAGTTACTGCCCAATGTGCAGCTGCTTTGATGTGGATAGGCCGTCATCTTGAACGAGTGGGAGACCATGCATCCAATGTTGCGGAGAAATCATACTTTATTATTACTGGAAAACGCTTAAAACAGATCATGGAAGAAAAACAGCAAGAAATGTAA
- a CDS encoding Na/Pi cotransporter family protein yields MYSDLSSYALMLGGMTILLYGLEESNKAFRRNLGSRGKELLTSMGHKKSSAFTLGVLLSAVAQSGTAATAFAVGLVDIHALPYEGSILVMMGAGVGSTLVAPLLALDVIALAPFFLALGFFLSHGKTEKLKKVGAIIKGLAFILTGMFFLKLGFAPLIETPAFGGFIAQLVTKPLLLATVACIVSSFTQGSSAVIAIGIALISSGVASAEAFYPLVLGARLGTSVTVLFFSLGARVNARRLAWLSLVYRCLGVVAGIALAPFILRSVSLLIADSEMRLAAYQVGLSVLNVVVFLPFVRRSAVMSGQWFSSEIAKDPGEAIYLDESLTDFPPLAVPLLEKEITRLANYIETFIYMLFFAPDYKRQIYQLQRGIPSLLEQCSDYMFAIPAPVDNTSQMESYATISYSLISMAELVETATGKLYTLWQEGIEDRLSSELQREEWQKYLSLSVDVVRYSLRAFALDDAVSIQKALELAKEFRSRDELLRQIMVFRGHLFNCRQDAVLWSLLATLRVIVAASLEVAKGGKIRERGEDGDAFWEEERARAGTDIGNDSLLK; encoded by the coding sequence ATGTATTCAGATCTCTCTTCTTATGCCTTAATGCTTGGAGGAATGACCATCCTTTTATATGGTCTTGAAGAAAGCAACAAAGCATTTAGAAGAAACCTGGGGAGCCGCGGCAAAGAACTGTTAACATCCATGGGGCATAAAAAATCGTCGGCTTTTACTTTGGGTGTTTTGCTTTCCGCCGTTGCGCAGAGTGGAACTGCCGCTACAGCGTTTGCGGTAGGTCTCGTTGACATCCATGCTCTTCCTTATGAGGGATCTATTTTGGTCATGATGGGAGCTGGAGTTGGATCTACTTTGGTTGCTCCTTTGCTTGCTCTTGACGTTATTGCCCTTGCTCCTTTCTTTTTAGCATTAGGATTTTTTCTCTCTCACGGGAAAACTGAGAAGCTTAAGAAAGTAGGGGCAATTATAAAGGGGTTAGCTTTTATTTTGACAGGGATGTTCTTCTTAAAGCTTGGATTTGCCCCTCTTATTGAAACCCCTGCATTTGGAGGTTTTATCGCACAACTTGTTACAAAGCCTCTTCTTCTCGCTACCGTAGCTTGTATCGTTTCATCTTTTACTCAGGGATCTTCGGCTGTTATTGCCATTGGAATAGCCTTGATTTCTTCTGGTGTTGCTTCAGCTGAAGCTTTCTATCCTTTAGTTTTAGGTGCTCGATTAGGAACGTCTGTTACCGTCCTTTTTTTTAGTCTTGGCGCACGTGTTAATGCGCGAAGGCTTGCTTGGCTTTCTCTTGTCTATCGTTGTTTAGGAGTTGTGGCAGGAATAGCTCTTGCGCCCTTTATACTGCGTTCGGTTTCTTTGCTTATTGCAGATTCAGAAATGCGTTTAGCAGCTTATCAAGTAGGGTTGAGTGTCCTCAATGTTGTTGTTTTTTTGCCTTTTGTACGTCGCTCTGCTGTTATGAGTGGGCAGTGGTTCTCTTCTGAAATTGCGAAAGATCCGGGAGAAGCTATCTATCTTGATGAAAGTCTTACCGATTTTCCGCCTCTTGCCGTTCCTCTTTTGGAAAAAGAAATTACACGGTTGGCAAATTACATTGAAACTTTTATCTATATGCTTTTTTTTGCCCCTGATTATAAAAGGCAGATTTATCAATTACAGCGAGGGATCCCGTCTCTTTTAGAGCAGTGTTCCGACTATATGTTTGCTATACCGGCACCAGTCGATAATACTTCTCAAATGGAGTCATATGCAACAATTTCGTATTCGCTTATATCTATGGCAGAGCTTGTTGAAACTGCGACAGGCAAACTTTACACCTTATGGCAAGAAGGAATAGAAGATCGTCTCTCCAGTGAATTGCAACGAGAGGAGTGGCAAAAGTATCTTTCTCTCTCAGTTGATGTTGTCCGTTATAGTCTTCGCGCTTTTGCGCTTGATGACGCTGTAAGTATTCAGAAGGCGTTGGAACTTGCGAAAGAATTTCGATCTCGTGATGAATTGTTAAGACAGATTATGGTTTTTCGCGGACATCTTTTTAATTGTCGCCAAGATGCCGTCCTTTGGAGTCTCTTAGCGACCTTACGAGTAATAGTTGCTGCTTCGTTAGAAGTTGCCAAAGGAGGAAAAATCAGAGAAAGAGGTGAGGACGGTGATGCTTTTTGGGAAGAAGAAAGAGCCAGAGCAGGAACTGACATCGGAAATGATTCTCTACTCAAGTGA
- a CDS encoding Ppx/GppA family phosphatase, with product MDRERRVAVIDVGSNSLKLLVASRIHHVISTLFERTEITRLSEGLFKDKILLDKPVVRNVEVIDSMVHQAKALDVDGIEIVGTMALRVAENSDYFSTLLEEKTGILLRVLSGDEEAELSFIGALSGLPQSLKFEEVTLFDIGGGSTEFVRGKESSIVDRCSLSLGSVPLTERYLQVSPVSDELLSRARYAIKEEIEHLDHVFRQGPLIGIGGTITTLAAVQLELETYKASRIHGINLSREDVHDQLLRYASRTIADRCQIPGLSPGRADIILAGACIVEEILDMTREESFTVSDRGLRHGVAMHYFEKDSEGEEPLLLP from the coding sequence ATGGATAGAGAGAGAAGAGTAGCAGTCATCGATGTTGGATCTAATTCCTTAAAGCTTCTTGTTGCTTCTCGCATTCATCATGTTATTTCTACATTATTTGAGAGGACAGAAATTACTCGCCTGAGCGAAGGCCTTTTTAAAGATAAGATACTTTTAGATAAACCGGTAGTAAGGAATGTTGAAGTGATTGATTCCATGGTTCACCAGGCAAAAGCGCTGGATGTAGATGGAATTGAGATAGTAGGAACCATGGCTTTGCGAGTTGCCGAAAACTCAGACTACTTTAGTACTCTCCTTGAAGAAAAAACAGGAATTCTGCTTCGCGTTCTTTCTGGAGATGAAGAAGCCGAATTATCCTTTATCGGAGCTCTATCAGGGTTGCCTCAATCTTTGAAGTTCGAAGAAGTTACTCTTTTTGATATAGGTGGAGGCAGTACAGAGTTTGTTCGAGGTAAGGAAAGCTCTATTGTAGATAGATGCAGCCTCTCTTTAGGATCCGTTCCTTTAACGGAACGATATTTACAAGTCTCTCCAGTATCAGACGAGCTCTTATCGAGAGCCCGTTATGCAATAAAAGAAGAGATAGAACATCTTGACCATGTTTTCCGCCAAGGCCCCCTCATTGGTATAGGCGGCACAATCACGACGCTTGCAGCTGTTCAGCTTGAACTTGAAACATATAAGGCAAGTAGAATACATGGGATTAATTTATCGAGAGAAGATGTGCATGATCAATTGCTCAGGTATGCTTCTAGAACAATAGCAGATCGATGTCAAATACCAGGTTTATCTCCTGGTCGAGCTGATATTATCCTTGCCGGAGCATGTATTGTCGAAGAAATTTTAGACATGACGAGAGAAGAATCTTTTACAGTAAGTGACAGAGGTTTACGCCATGGTGTTGCGATGCATTATTTTGAGAAAGATTCCGAAGGGGAAGAACCGCTTTTGCTTCCATAG